In Erigeron canadensis isolate Cc75 chromosome 7, C_canadensis_v1, whole genome shotgun sequence, one DNA window encodes the following:
- the LOC122607562 gene encoding haloacid dehalogenase-like hydrolase domain-containing protein 3 → MATYIRKIHSGLFSNVIKSRNLVTPFENPGPGHKYGYGYSSSAVAVAKEEDYYENYRKSIYGGITHKALLVDAVGTLVIPSQPMAQIYREIGKKYGVEYSEEEILKRYRRAYEQPWGRSRLRYVDDGRPFWQHIVSSSTGCSDSQYFEELYNYYTTEKAWHLCDPNAEKVFKALKKAGVKLAIVSNFDTRLRPLLRALNCDHWFDALAVSAEVAAEKPNPMIFLKACELLGVEAEDAVHVGDDRRNDIWGARDAGCDAWLWGSDVHSFKEIAERIGVEV, encoded by the exons ATGGCAACCTACATAAGAAAAATCCATTCTGGCCTATTCTCAAATGTCATAAAATCAAGAAATCTTGTAACCCCATTTGAAAATCCGGGTCCGGGTCATAAATACGGATATGGGTATTCTTCATCAGCAGTAGCAGTAGCAAAAGAAGAAgattattatgaaaattataGGAAATCAATATATGGCGGAATTACACATAAAGCACTTTTGGTTGATGCTGTTGGTACTCTTGTTATTCCTTCTCAACCCATGGCtcag atatatagagagataGGGAAGAAATATGGAGTGGAATACAGTGAAGAAGAGATATTGAAAAGATATAGAAGAGCTTATGAGCAACCTTGGGGTAGATCTAGACTCag ATATGTAGATGATGGAAGACCTTTTTGGCAACATATAGTTAGTTCATCAACAGGCTGTTCTGACTCTCAATACTTTGAGGAgctttataattattataccACTGAAAAG gcATGGCATCTCTGTGATCCAAATGCTGAGAAGGTGTTCAAGGCTCTGAAAAAAGCAGGTGTAAAATTGGCAATCGTCTCAAATTTTGATACACGACTAAGACCTCTGCTGCGTGCTCTAAACTGTGATCACTGGTTTGATGCATTAGCTGTTTCAGCTGAA GTTGCAGCAGAGAAACCGAATCCAATGATATTTCTAAAAGCATGTGAGCTATTAGGAGTAGAGGCTGAGGATGCCGTCCATGTAGGTGATGATCGTAGGAATGATATATGGGGTGCCCGAGATGCTGGCTGTGATGCTTGGCTATGGGGAAGTGATGTTCATTCCTTCAAAGAG ATTGCTGAAAGAATAGGAGTTGAGGTCTGA
- the LOC122608124 gene encoding phosphatidylinositol 4-phosphate 5-kinase 6-like, whose amino-acid sequence MKAWEATVKKTHAVARRQASHFFGSAHVANVEEDEDMVHAAGETYTAERDLPNGDYYTGHWLDNFPHGFGKYRWGDGCMYVGDWYHGKTMGKGTFSWPSGANYQGEFKSGYMDGEGLYTGPNGDTYKGLWVMNLKHGYGVKEYVNGDVYDGEWCRGLQEGNGKYQWKDSGNYYDGEWRNGIMSGKGTLVWSNGNKFDGFWEDGIPRGQGTFTWPDGSFYEGNWSNNPSEQNGTFNPSADAGDKHNDWCQDQVYEVDLQDCIISPLEDVPIMPSQKKLAVWRSTNGNNRDPSTRPRRMSVDGRLDSSSDMEVDRMRMLEDTERMLKARDDTSSSSSPGSSSYEPSPIVIPKVIKQQGETICKGHKNYELMLNLQLGIRHSVGRPGPAPSLDLKPSAFHPKEKVWTRFPPNGSKYTPPHQSIDFKWKDYCPLVFRTLRMLFKVDAAEYMLSICGDNALRELSSPGKSGSFFYLTYDDRYMIKTIKKAEVKVILRMLSSYFDHFRLYENTLLTKFFGLHCVRLVGAAQRKVRFIIMGNLFCTNHTIHRRFDLKGSSHGRLTDKPESEIEATTILKDLDLNFFFRLQKSWIQEFRRQIDLDCDFLEQERIMDYSLLVGIHFREPSDTTPIGKYQDESCSGTDMEKILSDPTRIANLRLGINMRARVEKMVRATLTELLGEPTGECYDVVMFFGIIDILQDYDINKKIEHAYKSMHHDPTSISAVDPRQYAKRFRDFLLKVFTEDE is encoded by the exons ATGAAGGCATGGGAGGCAACAGTAAAGAAAACGCACGCTGTAGCAAGGAGACAAGCCAGCCATTTTTTTGGTTCAGCCCATGTTGCCAATGTTGAAGAAGACGAAGACATGGTTCATGCAGCGGGTGAGACCTATACTGCAGAACGTGACCTCCCCAATGGTGACTACTACACGGGTCATTGGTTAGATAACTTTCCTCACGGGTTTGGAAAGTATAGGTGGGGCGATGGGTGCATGTATGTTGGAGATTGGTATCATGGTAAGACAATGGGAAAAGGAACCTTTAGCTGGCCTTCGGGAGCCAACTATCAAGGGGAATTTAAGAGTGGGTATATGGATGGGGAAGGACTTTACACCGGCCCAAATGGGGACACGTACAAAGGGCTTTGGGTCATGAACTTGAAACATGGATACGGGGTGAAGGAATACGTAAATGGCGACGTGTATGATGGAGAATGGTGTAGAGGGTTACAAGAAGGAAATGGTAAGTATCAATGGAAAGACAGCGGCAACTATTATGATGGAGAATGGAGAAATGGTATAATGTCAGGAAAGGGAACATTGGTATGGAGTAATGGAAACAAGTTTGATGGATTTTGGGAAGACGGTATCCCTAGAGGACAAGGGACATTCACTTGGCCAGATGGAAGTTTTTATGAAGGTAATTGGAGTAACAATCCTTCAGAGCAAAACGGTACTTTCAATCCATCAGCTGATGCTGGAGACAAACATAATGATTGGTGTCAAGATCAAGTTTATGAAGTTGATCTTCAGGATTGTATAATTTCTCCTCTTGAGGATGTACCAATCATGCCTTCACAAAAGAAACTAGCCGTTTGGAGATCGACCAATGGAAATAACAGAGACCCCTCAACCCGGCCTAGAAGGATGTCGGTTGATGGGAGATTGGATTCAAGTTCTGACATGGAGGTTGATAGAATGAGAATGTTAGAAGATACCGAAAGAATGTTAAAGGCAAGAGATGATACGTCGTCATCATCTTCGCCTGGTAGTTCATCATACGAACCAAGTCCAATTGTAATACCTAAAGTGATCAAGCAACAAGGAGAGACCATTTGTAAAGGACATAAGAACTATGAACTTATGCTCAATTTGCAGCTAGGAATCAG ACATTCAGTAGGACGACCTGGCCCTGCTCCGTCTTTAGACTTAAAACCATCGGCGTTCCATCCAAAGGAGAAAGTATGGACAAGATTTCCACCAAATGGATCTAAGTACACCCCCCCACATCAATCTATTGATTTCAAATGGAAAGATTACTGCCCATTGGTTTTCAG GACATTAAGGATGTTGTTTAAGGTAGATGCAGCCGAATACATGCTATCTATATGTGGAGACAATGCCCTTCGAGAGCTCTCGTCACCAGGGAAGAGTGGAAGCTTCTTCTACTTGACTTATGATGATCGGTACATGATCAAAACCATCAAAAAGGCTGAAGTCAAA GTTATTCTAAGGATGCTTTCTTCCTATTTTGATCATTTTCGCCTCTATGAGAACACTTTGCTGACAAAATTCTTTGGATTGCATTGTGTGAGATTAGTTGGTGCTGCACAAAGGAAG GTACGCTTCATTATAATGGGGAATCTTTTCTGTACGAACCACACTATTCATAGACGCTTCGATTTAAAAGGATCTTCCCATGGACGCCTAACGGATAAACCTGAGTCAGAAATTGAAGCAACAACCATACTTAAAGATCTTGATCTCAATTTCTTCTTCAGACTTCAAAAGTCATGGATTCAAGAATTCAGACG GCAAATAGATTTGGACTGTGATTTTCTCGAGCAAGAGAGAATAATGGATTACAGCCTCTTGGTCGGGATTCATTTCAGAGAACCATCCGATACAACCCCTATCGGTAAGTAC CAGGACGAATCATGTTCTGGAACCGATATGGAAAAAATCCTATCTGATCCTACTCG GATCGCAAATCTTAGACTGGGAATTAACATGCGAGCGAGAGTGGAAAAGATGGTGAGGGCTACATTGACAGAACTATTAGGAGAACCAACTGGGGAGTGCTATGATGTTGTTATGTTTTTTGGAATCATAGATATActtcaagattatgacattaACAAGAAAATTGAGCATGCTTACAAGTCAATGCATCACGACCCTACATCAATATCAGCTGTTGATCCTCGACAGTATGCTAAACGTTTTCGTGATTTCTTACTCAAAGTTTTCACAGAAGATGAATAG